In the Henningerozyma blattae CBS 6284 chromosome 8, complete genome genome, one interval contains:
- the PEP7 gene encoding phosphatidylinositol-3-phosphate binding protein (similar to Saccharomyces cerevisiae PEP7 (YDR323C); ancestral locus Anc_5.364), which produces MGITNASSTTTLSTNAIEELPINEPLGSVACPICSQEFINLQKLNKHLDRDHGFDNTRNKSSSSLRSNSQKLPTSVGGSPKKQGKQQRIRTTHWEQLGKFPSTCGECNCNLNDSVGATNCRKCGKLYCGRHCRHKIKLNLNAKYDAESGKWYICCKSCYNKRPGYNDYGSYKDLTDDFVRYRNSNSEDKALRLLQLEVRLVKLVDGVFRLYKRYNSNVIMRLKFSNEVSKLERIICPWKDDQNVVDCEICIQPFTLTVRKHHCRLCGSVVCDDPHTMCSKKIPIQLLVNASKELPFKEAEKFKNIKDIQYSALLCTKCTNTLYLKRMFKQSMKEKQSNIIQLYENMNDTSKVILKVLSTFEVLLLQVENSKKSQDSPSEVLLKDLVTTRGKVMRNFSAFNLVVKQINQYKPKNATETKIQKSLQITASEFVNKNIIPLKSLNFNIESGTSICGSSLPNIIDTGPQVKKLSDLLFNNLTIKEVKEYREELMVLKEQSFLVQSMVETAKTQRKFEELKSLDENLKDLNVRIEELENKLGEEGFS; this is translated from the coding sequence ATGGGAATCACAAATGCTTCAAGTACAACAACTCTTTCAACAAATGCAATAGAAGAACTACCTATAAATGAACCTCTGGGGTCCGTAGCATGTCCCATTTGTTCCCAAGAGTTCATTAATCTccaaaaattgaataaacaTTTAGACAGAGACCATGGATTTGATAATACTCGTAATAAGAGTAGCTCCTCTTTACGTTCAAACTCTCAAAAACTCCCAACTAGCGTTGGTGGCTCGCCCAAAAAACAGGGGAAACAACAACGTATACGAACAACTCATTGGGAACAACTTGGCAAGTTCCCAAGTACATGTGGTGAGTGTAATTGTAACCTTAATGATTCAGTAGGTGCTACTAACTGTAGGAAATGTGGTAAATTGTATTGTGGAAGACATTGTAGgcataaaataaaattaaatctaaatGCGAAGTATGATGCAGAAAGTGGTAAATGGTACATATGTTGTAAGTCTTGTTATAATAAGAGACCAGGATATAATGATTATGGTAGCTATAAAGATTTAACTGATGATTTTGTTAGATATAGGAATTCAAACAGTGAAGATAAAGCCTTACGACTTCTCCAATTGGAAGTTCGACTGGTAAAACTTGTTGATGGAGTATTTAGACTTTATAAGCGATATAACAGTAATGTTATAATGCGACTTAAGTTTTCCAATGAAGTATCCAAACTGGAGAGAATTATATGCCCATGGAAGGACGATCAAAATGTTGTAGATTGTGAAATATGTATCCAACCATTTACATTAACCGTACGGAAACATCATTGTAGACTTTGTGGATCTGTTGTTTGCGATGATCCACACACAATGTGTTCAAAGAAAATACCTATCCAACTACTAGTTAATGCGTCTAAGGAGCTACCTTTTAAAGAAGCtgagaaatttaaaaatattaaagatattcaaTATTCCGCTTTACTATGTACTAAATGTACAAACAccttatatttaaaaagaatGTTCAAACAGAGTATGAAAGAGAAAcaatcaaatataatacaattatatgaaaatatGAATGATACATCAAAAGTAATATTGAAAGTATTATCAACTTTTGAAGTTTTACTTTTACAAGtagaaaattctaaaaaatctCAAGATAGCCCTTCAGAAGTGttattgaaagatttagTTACAACCAGGGGAAAAGTAATGAGAAACTTCTCAGCATTTAATCTTGTTGTAAAACAGATAAATCAATATAAACCTAAAAATGCTACTGAAACGAAAATTCAGAAATCTCTTCAAATAACAGCATCTGAAtttgttaataaaaatataattcctttgaaatctttaaaCTTCAATATTGAATCTGGTACATCAATTTGTGGATCATCATTGCCAAATATCATTGATACTGGACCTCAGGTGAAAAAGTTATCCGATTTACTGTTCAATAATCTTACTATTAAAGAAGTAAAGGAGTATCGAGAAGAATTGATGGTATTAAAAGAACAGAGTTTTTTAGTACAATCCATGGTTGAAACAGCAAAAACTCAACGAAAATTTGAggaattaaaatctttagATGAAAATCTAAAGGATTTGAACGTAAGAatagaagaattagaaaacaAATTAGGAGAGGAGGGATTTTCGTAA
- the TBLA0H01920 gene encoding PP2C family serine/threonine-protein phosphatase (similar to Saccharomyces cerevisiae PTC7 (YHR076W); ancestral locus Anc_5.362) has protein sequence MNMSIMRANSRYYIFSISFVVLIVTFLFSTVLKNYFNDWNLKDTIIKFTRYSNLEPNFHYVAEAAFQPKDRSSIIYQKLANSVDSPTGEDSYFIASNSYNDIYIGVADGVGGWAERGYDSSAISRELCSSMKALCRAQTELTPKQLLSKGYNKIKSDGIVKVGSTTANVAHLTRNGILNVANLGDSWCGVIRDSKIVFQTKFQTVAFNAPYQLSVIPDFILEEAKKLGSSYIMNIPLDADEYSFQLQKEDIVLLATDGLVDNIEPNDIALFISNRFASKDNSKSIVQSLLNYAEKLSKDPNYESVFAKEFTKMSGQYYVGGKEDDITMIYVQVN, from the coding sequence atgaacATGTCAATAATGAGAGCAAATAGTAGGTATTACATCTTTTCCATATCTTTCGTAGTTTTAATTGTCACTTTCCTATTTTCTactgttttaaaaaattactttAATGATTGGAATTTGAAAGATACCATTATCAAGTTTACTAGATACTCAAATTTAGAGCCGAACTTCCATTATGTAGCAGAGGCAGCATTTCAACCAAAGGATCGCTCTAGtataatatatcaaaaacTGGCCAACTCTGTAGATTCACCAACAGGTGAAGATAGCTATTTTATTGCTTCGAACTCTTATAATGACATATATATCGGTGTAGCAGATGGTGTTGGCGGCTGGGCTGAAAGAGGGTATGATTCCAGTGCTATCTCAAGGGAGTTATGTAGCTCCATGAAAGCGCTTTGTAGAGCTCAAACTGAATTAACTCCTAAGCAATTACTTTCTAAAggatataataaaataaaatcagaTGGTATTGTAAAAGTAGGAAGTACTACTGCAAATGTCGCTCATTTAACTAGAAATGGTATTTTAAATGTTGCAAATCTAGGTGATTCATGGTGTGGTGTAATTAGGGATAGCAAAATAGTATTTCAAACGAAATTTCAGACTGTTGCATTCAACGCACCTTACCAATTATCGGTTATCCCAGATTTCATATTAGAAGAAGCTAAAAAGCTAGGTTCATCATATATCATGAATATACCACTTGATGCTGATGAATATTCATTCCAGCTACAAAAAGAAGATATTGTGCTTCTAGCAACAGATGGGCTAGTAGATAACATTGAACCCAATGATATAGCATTATTCATTTCAAATCGTTTTGCTTCAAAAGATAATAGTAAATCAATTGTACAATCTCTATTAAATTATGCAGAAAAATTAAGTAAAGATCCTAATTATGAAAGTGTGTTTGCAAAAGAGTTTACAAAAATGTCTGGCCAATATTATGTTGGTGGAAAGGAAGATGATATTACTATGATCTATGTCCAAGTTAATTAG
- the TBLA0H01930 gene encoding uncharacterized protein (ancestral locus Anc_5.358a): MTLTVPKYIHIVSNSNINSLPSTIIATDISITEEEEPCELHDSIGCTQCNKKNLGKVSQSLKRSISQNAINSMKKRNSIPTLRKTISQTSLYSTGSTNSQSLNDDSFNEFCKFLYGERHLQKMNTLWDQLPQEAKDVFMAKAIHKKQINNNNRLNINDLEELFTKDYFSFKNSLINSRNKNATQTYKPTPGTKDPTISQTISQIRNNVLIDNEVSMNKTEINRCLPNLNSPSIHEVDILNTRTSLSVEDGEDINVINSWKEKDELMAKIKELNILIERFENITLNSSMPPTSNDIGSNLNNQQKISQEIKTITRDLPYTIKYNNRTPSRTPSRTTARTTARTTAKASTKSHTYIYTKNRRASNTQHTIASTNNYNENIKKLENNQTSFFKRFTENSHRLVKRFKRFKGSPSLDLYRRPIPAMNVAVQSRVHCKS; the protein is encoded by the coding sequence ATGACACTTACAGTTCCGAAATATATCCATATagtttctaattcaaacaTCAATTCTTTACCCTCAACAATTATTGCAACTGATATAAGCATAACAGAGGAAGAAGAACCTTGTGAATTACATGATTCTATTGGCTGTACACAAtgcaataaaaaaaatttaggTAAAGTTTCTCAATCCTTGAAAAGGTCAATATCCCAAAATGCAATTAATAGCatgaagaaaagaaattccATACCTACATTGCGAAAAACGATTTCACAGACTAGCTTATATAGTACAGGTTCAACAAATTCTCAATCTTTGAATGATGATTCTTTTAATGAATTCTGCAAATTCTTGTACGGCGAACGACATCTTCAAAAGATGAACACGCTGTGGGATCAATTACCACAAGAGGCAAAAGATGTATTCATGGCAAAGGCAATtcataaaaaacaaataaacaataataatcgATTAAATATCAATGATTTAGAGGAATTATTTACTaaagattatttttcttttaagaATTCGCTCATTAATTCCAGGAATAAAAATGCAACTCAAACCTATAAACCTACTCCAGGAACAAAAGATCCAACAATCTCCCAAACCATTAGTCAAATACGTAACAATGTgttaattgataatgaagTTTCAATGAACAAGACTGAGATAAATCGATGTCTTCCAAATTTAAACTCCCCATCTATCCATGAGGTAGATATACTCAATACTAGAACTTCCTTATCTGTTGAAGATGGCGAAGACATAAACGTAATTAATTCTtggaaagaaaaagatgaattaatGGCTAagataaaagaattaaatatactAATAGAAAGGTTTGAGAATATTACCTTGAATTCTTCAATGCCACCAACTTCGAATGATATTGGTTCTAATCTAAATAATCAGCAAAAAATAAGTCAAGAAATAAAGACAATTACAAGAGATCTTCCCTATACAATTAAATACAATAATCGAACCCCTTCTAGAACCCCTTCTAGAACTACTGCTAGAACTACTGCTAGAACCACTGCTAAAGCCTCTACTAAAAGCCATACTTATATTTATACTAAGAACCGTAGAGCATCAAACACTCAGCATACGATTGCTtctacaaataattataacgaaaatattaaaaaattggaaaacaATCAAACCTCtttctttaaaagattCACTGAGAATTCCCATAGACTTGtaaaaagatttaaacGATTTAAAGGTTCTCCTTCTTTAGATTTGTATAGAAGACCAATTCCAGCAATGAATGTTGCTGTCCAGTCTAGAGTTCATTGCAAAAGTTGA
- the TBLA0H01940 gene encoding M1 family metallopeptidase (ancestral locus Anc_5.359) — protein sequence MSSKREDFLLPKAFKPEHYRIHLTDIDTKNNTFQGHVTIQAKTIESKNVISLNIRDLEISKAIVTFADKKVLNLESQSYNDVTETVSLKFAEEISTDFCLDIEYKGHIQTNMSSFYRSDYKDSITGENKCTLSTQFEATEARRCFPCFDEPDLKATFQVVITASPDYTVLANMPLLNVVEEKGFKTHTFHTSPLMSTYLVAWALGYYDFIEAETEKAIYPTLDDYSTQDGSSKTKGKLPIRIYTAKGKSQYGKFALSVAKQIVDYFSELFEIPYPLPKLDLLCVEAYSHNAMENFSLITFRPSALLLNTENEADAELGSEAAQKVAYVVCHEIAHQWFGNLVTMKWWDELWLNEGFATWVGYHAISRLFPHWDVDSKVMIESHEVALGLDSLKESHAVKMHVNDPKEIEQAFDTISYLKGCSVLEMISGYFGEEVFLRGVALYLKRNKFGNATMEDLFTAIGEIAKVDFLPKVNPWILEVGYPVLTVKEEEGKVVIDQKRFLTATASDKNRDTASSNWWVPLLTSSKNEFSKQYEISEPSTSLELDPSSIFINTNGYGFYRVKYESAKLLKNIFENISNLSSRSKMSLISDICNTDSVSNFFNLLKSLSSVIDTKEVYVWQMIFSYILTIRTLIYQEAPAETIENFDRFALNLIESQIDSALEYIQNPASVLQNKYDSADVLRTQFYEAVLLFAGHLSHKKVIAVATSLYTAKKIDASNRAFVLQTILSQPNAPLNIFEELVSKLDTLALDELENTLTAIATVTNPILYKPCLDLLLNIEPMNVQFLTTSWAKNPCLHKPLLDFVLENHSELFKRLIINPVIIGRFVAFSFQYFSSIESLNTLKLFFSDKDVSTYDNSLRPTLEKIEYNAKYVSSNLKEISDYFK from the coding sequence atgtcTTCAAAAAGAGAAGATTTCTTACTTCCAAAGGCTTTTAAGCCGGAACATTACAGGATTCACTTAACAGATATCGATACCAAGAATAATACATTCCAAGGTCACGTAACTATTCAAGCTAAGACCATCGAATCGAAGAACgttatttctttaaatatcaGAGATCTCGAAATCTCCAAAGCTATCGTAACATTTGCTGATAAAAAAGTTTTGAACCTTGAATCTCAATCGTACAATGACGTTACAGAAACtgtttctttaaaatttgcaGAAGAAATATCTACCGACTTTTGCTTAGATATCGAATATAAGGGTCATATCCAAACCAATATGTCTTCTTTTTATCGTTCTGACTACAAAGATTCTATTACTGGGGAAAACAAATGTACTTTATCCACTCAATTTGAAGCCACTGAAGCTAGAAGATGTTTCCCATGTTTTGATGAACCTGACTTAAAAGCAACTTTCCAAGTTGTAATTACTGCTTCACCTGATTATACCGTATTAGCAAATATGCCTCTTCTAAATGTGGTTGAAGAAAAAGGTTTCAAAACTCATACTTTCCATACTTCTCCACTAATGTCTACCTACCTTGTTGCTTGGGCTTTAGGTTACTATGACTTCATTGAGGCTGAAACTGAAAAAGCTATTTATCCAACTTTAGATGATTATTCTACTCAAGATGGATCATCAAAGACTAAAGGTAAACTTCCAATTAGAATATATACTGCTAAGGGCAAATCTCAATATGGTAAATTTGCCTTATCCGTAGCAAAGCAAATTgttgattatttttcagAATTATTCGAAATCCCATATCCACTTCCTAAATTAGACTTGTTATGTGTTGAAGCTTATTCTCATAATGCtatggaaaatttttcGTTAATTACTTTTAGACCTTCTGCTTTGTTATTGAATACAGAAAATGAAGCTGATGCAGAATTAGGTTCCGAAGCTGCTCAAAAGGTAGCCTATGTCGTCTGCCATGAAATTGCTCATCAATGGTTTGGCAACTTAGTCACCATGAAATGGTGGGACGAACTATGGCTAAATGAAGGGTTTGCAACTTGGGTTGGTTACCATGCCATCTCAAGATTATTCCCCCATTGGGATGTCGATTCGAAAGTCATGATAGAATCTCATGAAGTTGCGTTAGGCTTAGATTCCTTGAAGGAATCTCACGCAGTTAAAATGCATGTTAATGATCCAAAGGAAATCGAACAAGCCTTTGATACTATTTCATACTTAAAGGGTTGTTCTGTCTTAGAAATGATCAGCGGCTACTTCGGTGAAGAAGTATTCCTACGGGGTGTTGcgttatatttgaaaagaaacaaatttGGAAATGCGACAATGgaagatttatttacaGCAATTGGAGAAATTGCTAAAGTTGATTTCTTACCAAAGGTGAATCCATGGATTTTAGAAGTAGGCTATCCTGTTCTTACTGTCAAGGAAGAAGAAGGGAAGGTAGTTATTGACCAAAAAAGATTTTTGACTGCCACTGCTTCCGATAAGAATCGCGATACAGCTTCCTCTAATTGGTGGGTTCCATTATTAAcatcttcaaaaaatgaatttagtAAGCAATACGAAATCAGCGAACCTTCTACCTCTCTTGAACTAGACCCTAgctctatttttattaatacaaaTGGTTATGGTTTTTATCGTGTAAAGTATGAATCTgccaaattattaaaaaatatttttgaaaatatttctaatttatcatctaGAAGTAAAATGTCTTTGATTTCTGATATTTGTAACACCGATTCTGTttctaatttctttaatctcTTAAAATCTCTATCATCAGTGATTGATACAAAAGAAGTTTATGTTTGGcaaatgattttttcttatattttaactATCAGAACACTAATTTATCAAGAAGCCCCAGCTGAAACTATTGAGAATTTTGATAGGTTCGCCCTAAACTTGATTGAATCACAAATTGATTCTGCCCTTGAATACATTCAAAACCCTGCTTCTGTTCTACAGAATAAATATGATTCTGCTGACGTTTTAAGAACTCAGTTCTATGAAGCAGTTTTATTGTTTGCAGGTCATCTTTCCCACAAGAAAGTAATTGCAGTTGCTACTTCTTTGTATActgcaaaaaaaattgatgcATCTAACAGAGCGTTTGTTTTACAGACTATTCTATCTCAACCTAATGCACCATTAAATATCTTCGAAGAATTAGTCTCTAAATTAGACACCCTAGCATTAGAcgaattagaaaataccTTGACTGCCATAGCTACTGTTACAAATCCAATTTTGTACAAACCTTGTCtcgatttattattaaacattGAACCAATGAATGTCCAATTTTTAACTACATCCTGGGCTAAAAATCCATGTTTGCACAAACCACTTCTAGATTTCGTCTTAGAAAACCATTCtgaattattcaaaagattaataataaatcctGTCATCATTGGTAGATTTGTGGCATTTTCATTCCAATATTTCTCTAGTAttgaatctttaaatacattgaaattattcttCAGTGATAAAGACGTCTCTACTTATGATAATAGTTTGAGACCAACTTTGGAAAAGATTGAATACAATGCTAAATATGTTAGCAGTAACTTAAAGGAAATTAGTGAttacttcaaataa
- the QNS1 gene encoding glutamine-dependent NAD(+) synthetase (similar to Saccharomyces cerevisiae QNS1 (YHR074W); ancestral locus Anc_5.357): MSQLITLATCNLNQWALDFEGNRDRILDSIKIAKEKGARLRVGPELEISGYGCLDHFLENDVCLHSWEMYAHIIKKQETHGIILDIGMPVLYKDVRYNCRLLSLDGKILLIRPKLWLANDGNYREMRFFTPWMKPGYVEEFVLPPAIQKITGQTTVKFGDAVINTLDTCIGTETCEELFTAQSPHINLSLDGVEIITNSSGSHHELRKLNKRLDLIINATSRCGGIYLYANQRGCDGDRLYYDGCALIAVNGKVVAQGSQFSLKDVEVVTATVDLEEVRTYRASVMSRSIQASLTKTRYERVQVPIELAPKSSRFDPSIHPSTPKEVSYHTPEEEIAFGPACWLWDYLRRCNGTGFFLPLSGGIDSCATAVIVHSMCRLVVKEASENNEQVLKDVRRMTGNDDEWIPKNPQEISSRIFHTCFMGTENSSKETRSRSAELSKFIGSYHVDLNMDSLVTAVVSLFEVATGKRPIFKIFGGSQIENLALQNIQARLRMVLAYLFAQLLPWVRGIKSGGLLVLGSANVDECLRGYLTKYDCSSADINPIGGISKTDLKRFIAYASNEFKMPILVEFLNATPTAELEPITKDYVQSDEVDMGMTYEELSVFGYLRKVDKCGPYSMFLKLLHQWTPKMTPAQVAEKVKRFFFFYAINRHKQTVLTPSYHAEQYSPDDNRFDLRPFLINPRFTWASKKIDQVVAQCEGKDIEVDIMTVD; this comes from the coding sequence ATGTCGCAGCTTATTACTTTAGCCACTTGTAACCTAAACCAATGGGCTTTGGATTTCGAAGGTAATAGAGATCGTATTTTAGATTCCATTAAAATAGCAAAAGAAAAGGGAGCTCGTTTACGTGTAGGTCCAGAACTAGAAATATCAGGGTATGGTTGTCTAGATCATTTTCTGGAAAATGACGTTTGTTTACATTCATGGGAAATGTATGCccatattattaaaaagcAAGAAACTCATGGAATTATCTTAGATATTGGTATGCCAGTGTTGTATAAAGATGTTCGTTACAATTGTAGATTATTGTCGTTGGATGGTAAGATTTTGCTTATTAGACCAAAGCTTTGGTTAGCTAATGACGGTAATTATCGTGAAATGAGATTTTTCACTCCATGGATGAAGCCAGGTTATGTGGAAGAATTTGTATTACCACCTGCCATTCAAAAGATTACCGGCCAAACAACTGTTAAGTTTGGTGATGCTGTAATAAATACTTTGGACACATGCATTGGAACTGAAACTtgtgaagaattatttaccGCACAATCTCCtcatattaatttatcattagatGGTGTAGAAATTATAACAAATTCCTCAGGTTCACATCATGAATTACGTAAACTAAACAAAAGATTAGATTTGATCATTAATGCTACAAGTCGTTGTGGtggtatttatttatatgcAAACCAAAGAGGCTGTGACGGTGATAGATTATATTATGATGGTTGTGCTTTAATTGCAGTCAATGGTAAAGTTGTTGCACAAGGGTCTCAATTTAGTTTAAAAGATGTAGAAGTTGTTACAGCTACTGTCGATTTGGAAGAAGTTAGAACTTACCGTGCATCCGTGATGTCTAGAAGTATACAAGCTTCTTTAACAAAGACACGTTATGAGAGAGTTCAAGTTCCAATAGAATTAGCACCAAAAAGTTCTAGATTTGATCCTTCCATTCATCCATCTACTCCAAAGGAAGTCTCCTACCATACtccagaagaagaaattgcATTTGGTCCAGCTTGTTGGTTATGGGATTACCTTAGACGTTGTAATGGTACTGGGTTTTTCTTACCATTATCTGGTGGTATTGATTCATGTGCAACTGCAGTTATCGTCCATTCAATGTGTCGTTTGGTAGTTAAAGAAGCttcagaaaataatgaacaaGTCTTAAAAGATGTTCGTAGAATGACCggtaatgatgatgaatgGATTCCAAAGAATCCACAAGAGATTTcttcaagaatttttcaCACCTGTTTCATGGGTACTGAAAATTCCTCAAAAGAAACTAGATCTAGATCTGcagaattatcaaaatttattggCTCATATCACGTCGATTTAAATATGGATTCATTGGTTACAGCTGTGGTCAGTTTATTTGAGGTGGCAACTGGTAAAAGACCAATTTTCAAGATCTTTGGTGGCTctcaaattgaaaatttagcCTTGCAAAATATTCAAGCACGTTTAAGAATGGTTTTAGCTTATTTGTTTGCTCAATTATTACCCTGGGTACGTGGGATTAAGTCTGGTGGACTATTAGTTTTAGGTAGTGCCAACGTTGATGAATGTCTAAGGGGTTATTTGACTAAATATGATTGTTCTTCTGCTGACATTAACCCAATCGGTGGTATTTCAAAGACTGATTTGAAAAGGTTTATAGCTTATGCttcaaatgaatttaaaatgcCTATTTTagttgaatttttaaatgctACTCCCACTGCTGAATTGGAACCAATTACTAAAGATTATGTTCAATCAGATGAAGTCGATATGGGGATGACCTATGAAGAATTGAGCGTTTTTGgttatttaagaaaagtAGACAAGTGTGGTCCATATTCcatgtttttaaaattacttCATCAATGGACTCCAAAGATGACACCAGCTCAAGTGGCTGAAAAGGTGAAGagattcttcttcttttatgCTATTAACAGACACAAACAAACTGTTCTTACCCCCAGTTATCATGCTGAACAATATTCACCAGATGACAATAGATTTGATTTAAGACCATTTTTGATTAATCCAAGATTTACCTGGGcttccaaaaaaattgatcaaGTCGTCGCTCAATGTGAAGGTAAAGATATCGAAGTCGATATTATGACAGTTgattaa
- the NOP10 gene encoding snoRNP complex protein NOP10 (similar to Saccharomyces cerevisiae NOP10 (YHR072W-A); ancestral locus Anc_5.353), translated as MHLMYTLSQDGKRVYTLKKETESGEITKSAHPARFSPDDKYSRQRVTLKKRYNLLPGQ; from the coding sequence ATGCATTTAATGTACACTTTGAGCCAAGATGGTAAGAGAGTTTATACCTTAAAGAAGGAAACTGAATCAGGTGAAATTACCAAGTCTGCTCACCCAGCTAGATTCTCTCCAGATGACAAGTACTCCAGACAAAGAGTCACTTTAAAGAAGAGGTACAATTTGTTGCCAGGTCAATAG